The following are from one region of the Salvia hispanica cultivar TCC Black 2014 chromosome 1, UniMelb_Shisp_WGS_1.0, whole genome shotgun sequence genome:
- the LOC125195041 gene encoding cold shock protein 2-like, with translation MQGGDDPGYGDSGQGSFPPPQRWRSSPTPPPSQMWSPPSPAPWQQTPQNRGQSPAYQQRYAGRTQPGTGDYRPNMDAINFPSQFQSSPFQSSQSPLDESDRFTWEQLMGSHDTPTTMPSRVETGRGGGGGGGRSGGGNGRRRGGGGGGRGGGSARGGGNGDGGQQGGRGGRGQGDGGDGQEGGGGGHGDGDGGRGRRGFLYTDAESIAIARAWDAVTTDAIVGTDQTDLCFWRKVLVVYNEFKPPGSVDRTPDQIRKKFGRITTTLRKFMFSI, from the coding sequence ATGCAAGGCGGAGACGATCCCGGTTATGGAGATTCGGGACAGGGGAGCTTTCCACCCCCCCAACGCTGGAGATCGAGTCCCACCCCTCCTCCATCCCAGATGTGGAGTCCGCCATCGCCGGCGCCGTGGCAACAAACACCCCAAAACCGGGGTCAGTCCCCGGCTTATCAGCAGAGATATGCGGGTCGTACCCAACCGGGGACGGGCGACTACCGACCCAACATGGACGCGATAAACTTCCCGTCCCAATTCCAATCCTCCCCATTCCAGAGCAGTCAATCTCCGCTTGACGAATCTGATAGATTCACATGGGAACAATTGATGGGGTCGCATGATACCCCGACGACGATGCCCAGTCGTGTAGAGACGGGGAGAggaggcggtggcggcggcggccgaAGTGGCGGTGGCAACGGCAGGCGaaggggcggcggcggcggcgggcgAGGCGGAGGATCCGCGCGAGGTGGCGGCAACGGTGATGGCGGGCAGCAAGGCGGCCGCGGTGGTCGCGGACAAGGCGATGGCGGCGACGGGCAGgaaggcggcggcggtggtcaCGGAGATGGCGATGGAGGTCGTGGTCGACGAGGGTTTCTGTACACAGACGCCGAGTCCATTGCTATTGCTAGGGCATGGGACGCGGTGACGACAGATGCCATAGTTGGCACGGATCAGACCGACTTATGCTTCTGGCGGAAAGTCTTGGTGGTGTACAATGAATTCAAACCACCGGGGAGCGTCGACCGTACACCCGATCAGATTCGGAAGAAGTTCGGCAGGATCACTACAACTCTTCGGAAGTTCATGTTTTCGatttag